One genomic window of Gracilinema caldarium DSM 7334 includes the following:
- a CDS encoding response regulator: MAKRILVVDDSAAIRQSITYVLQQGGYEVIEAKDGQDGLDTLNTIQPPDLIITDVNMPNLDGIGFIRRVRDQIKMKFIPIVVLTTESQGDKMNEGKEAGATAWIVKPFNADKLLAVVKKVIGTA; encoded by the coding sequence ATGGCTAAGCGAATTTTGGTGGTAGATGATTCTGCAGCAATTCGGCAGAGTATTACCTATGTATTGCAACAGGGCGGCTATGAAGTAATCGAGGCCAAGGATGGTCAGGATGGCTTGGATACTTTAAACACTATTCAGCCACCAGATTTAATCATTACCGATGTTAATATGCCTAATTTAGATGGAATTGGATTTATCCGCCGTGTTCGTGACCAGATTAAAATGAAATTTATACCAATTGTAGTACTTACCACTGAATCTCAGGGGGACAAAATGAATGAAGGGAAAGAAGCCGGTGCAACCGCTTGGATCGTAAAACCCTTTAATGCGGACAAATTATTAGCAGTAGTGAAAAAGGTCATAGGTACGGCTTAA